A window of Bradyrhizobium sp. AZCC 1610 contains these coding sequences:
- a CDS encoding antibiotic biosynthesis monooxygenase family protein, with the protein MFIAMNRFQVKIGSEAAFETVWRTRESYLSSMAGFVEFHLLKGPVAEDHTLYSSHTVWVDKAAFEAWTKSEEFRRAHARADNKTGESLYLGHPKFEGFEVILSERKSSAAA; encoded by the coding sequence ATGTTTATCGCAATGAACCGGTTCCAGGTGAAGATTGGCTCTGAAGCGGCGTTCGAGACCGTCTGGCGCACGCGCGAGTCCTATCTCAGCAGCATGGCCGGCTTCGTCGAGTTTCATCTGCTCAAGGGGCCCGTCGCCGAGGATCACACGCTGTATTCCTCGCACACGGTCTGGGTCGACAAGGCGGCGTTCGAAGCCTGGACCAAATCGGAAGAATTCCGCCGGGCCCACGCCCGCGCCGACAACAAGACCGGCGAAAGCCTCTACCTCGGCCATCCCAAGTTTGAAGGATTTGAAGTGATCCTGAGCGAGCGCAAGTCCAGCGCCGCCGCTTAA
- the hutX gene encoding heme utilization cystosolic carrier protein HutX yields the protein MLSTDVAGLKAYMAEHPGAVIEDVARERKVTPRAVLEALPETMVRIGGGSEFAAAMADVAQWGEVTLIVHTDDAIFEFTGSVPAGEIGRGYFNLMQPKGLHGHLRHERCAAIAFVERPFMGKSSAFIAFVNVDGGIMFKVFVGRDETRALRSDQLQRFHALSERIAPARAA from the coding sequence ATGTTGAGCACGGACGTTGCCGGCCTCAAGGCGTATATGGCGGAGCATCCGGGCGCGGTGATCGAGGATGTGGCGCGGGAGCGGAAAGTTACCCCGCGCGCCGTCCTGGAGGCGCTGCCGGAAACGATGGTGCGTATCGGTGGCGGCAGCGAATTCGCCGCCGCGATGGCCGACGTCGCGCAATGGGGCGAGGTGACGCTGATCGTCCATACCGATGATGCGATCTTCGAATTCACCGGCAGCGTGCCCGCGGGCGAGATCGGCCGCGGCTATTTCAACCTGATGCAGCCGAAGGGGCTTCACGGCCATCTTCGTCACGAACGCTGCGCGGCCATCGCTTTCGTCGAGCGGCCCTTCATGGGCAAATCGTCGGCCTTCATCGCGTTCGTCAATGTGGACGGCGGCATCATGTTCAAGGTGTTCGTCGGCCGCGACGAGACGCGCGCGCTGCGCAGCGACCAGTTGCAGCGCTTTCATGCGCTTAGCGAGAGGATCGCGCCCGCCCGCGCGGCGTAG
- a CDS encoding TonB family protein, translating into MNAFALHDISDQAAVRRWGASATAIVVAHAALIALALNWYTQRPVPGVTLPAIMVDMAPASSAPQPTQMDLAPGPVMQQADASPPEPAAAEAVQEQIAPTPPQEKPEVVAPPEQKTEPTPPKPEPAKVEPEKKPSPVKPKVVRAEAKKPTDAPPAPRTTASPKAERQAPAASAVSAGASAAALASYRQMVAAHLQRFKQYPPAAKAAGQQGTARVSFTLSRSGGVLSVGLGGSSGHSALDAETLAMVRRAQPFPAFPADVKQASMPFSAPVAFYIR; encoded by the coding sequence ATGAACGCGTTCGCGCTGCATGATATCTCCGACCAGGCCGCCGTTCGGCGCTGGGGAGCGTCGGCCACGGCGATCGTCGTCGCGCATGCAGCACTGATCGCGCTTGCCTTGAATTGGTACACGCAGCGGCCGGTGCCGGGCGTCACCTTGCCCGCGATCATGGTCGACATGGCGCCGGCTTCCTCCGCGCCGCAACCGACGCAAATGGATCTCGCGCCGGGGCCTGTTATGCAGCAGGCCGATGCCTCGCCGCCGGAGCCGGCGGCTGCGGAAGCCGTGCAGGAACAGATCGCGCCGACGCCGCCGCAGGAGAAGCCGGAAGTCGTAGCCCCACCAGAGCAGAAGACCGAGCCGACCCCGCCGAAGCCGGAGCCGGCCAAGGTCGAGCCTGAGAAAAAGCCGTCGCCGGTGAAGCCGAAGGTGGTTCGCGCGGAGGCGAAGAAACCGACCGACGCGCCGCCCGCGCCGCGAACGACAGCCTCGCCCAAGGCCGAGCGCCAGGCGCCGGCCGCGTCCGCCGTCAGCGCCGGAGCATCGGCGGCAGCCCTTGCTTCCTACCGGCAGATGGTCGCCGCGCATCTGCAACGCTTCAAGCAATATCCGCCCGCCGCCAAGGCTGCGGGCCAGCAGGGCACCGCGCGGGTCAGCTTCACGCTCAGCCGGAGCGGCGGGGTGCTTTCCGTCGGCCTCGGCGGCTCGTCAGGCCATTCGGCGCTGGACGCCGAGACGCTGGCAATGGTGCGCCGCGCCCAGCCGTTTCCCGCATTCCCTGCTGATGTGAAACAGGCCTCGATGCCGTTTAGCGCGCCGGTGGCGTTCTATATCCGCTGA
- the exbB gene encoding tonB-system energizer ExbB, which yields MQHRVLDVMIRWCGAAGVAILPSAALGATDVALLPRNLSPWNMFVNADVVVQAVMVGLAFASLVTWTIWLAKTIEVRRKTATARRRLSLLETDTVLAKAEQETRGGNDAVAQIVQSAAREASLSGGHFDDGLKERVALRLERVEAAMSRQIARGTGVLATIGATAPFVGLFGTVWGIMNSFIGISEAHTTNLAVVAPGIAEALLATALGLVAAIPAVVIYNHLTRTIAAHRALLGDASAMVLLLISREGDRGSFRLARAAE from the coding sequence ATGCAGCATAGAGTGCTGGACGTTATGATCCGTTGGTGCGGCGCGGCCGGCGTGGCCATCTTGCCGAGTGCGGCGCTCGGCGCCACCGACGTCGCGCTGCTGCCGCGCAACCTGTCGCCCTGGAACATGTTCGTGAATGCGGACGTCGTGGTGCAGGCGGTCATGGTGGGCTTAGCCTTCGCCTCGCTGGTGACGTGGACGATCTGGCTCGCCAAAACCATTGAAGTCCGCCGCAAGACGGCGACCGCCAGGCGGCGCCTGAGCCTGCTGGAAACCGATACCGTGCTCGCCAAGGCCGAGCAGGAAACCCGCGGCGGCAACGACGCCGTGGCGCAGATCGTCCAGTCCGCCGCGCGCGAGGCCAGCCTCTCCGGCGGCCATTTTGACGACGGCCTCAAGGAGCGGGTGGCGCTGCGGCTGGAGCGGGTCGAGGCCGCGATGTCGCGGCAGATCGCGCGCGGCACCGGCGTGCTCGCGACCATCGGCGCCACTGCACCCTTCGTCGGCCTGTTCGGAACGGTTTGGGGCATCATGAACTCGTTCATCGGCATTTCCGAAGCCCACACCACCAATCTCGCCGTTGTCGCACCGGGTATCGCCGAGGCGCTGCTGGCGACCGCGCTCGGTCTTGTCGCGGCGATCCCCGCGGTCGTGATCTACAACCATCTCACCCGCACCATCGCGGCCCATCGCGCGCTGCTCGGCGACGCCTCGGCAATGGTGCTGCTTCTGATCAGCCGCGAAGGCGACCGCGGCTCGTTCCGGCTTGCGCGCGCCGCCGAGTAA
- the exbD gene encoding TonB system transport protein ExbD: MGAKLGQAIGGRARGGDDLVESHEINVTPFIDVMLVLLIIFMVAAPLATVDLGVDLPASAVEPSPRPDKPVFVTVKPDLSVAVGEDVIARDVLTSTLDSATHGKKDERIYLRADKAVSYGDLMEVMNLLRNAGYLKIALVGLDGRS; the protein is encoded by the coding sequence ATGGGCGCGAAGCTCGGTCAAGCAATCGGTGGACGGGCACGCGGCGGCGACGATCTTGTCGAGTCGCATGAGATCAACGTCACGCCGTTCATCGACGTGATGCTGGTGCTCCTGATTATCTTCATGGTCGCCGCCCCGCTCGCCACCGTCGATCTCGGCGTCGATCTCCCGGCGAGCGCGGTCGAGCCGTCACCGCGGCCGGACAAGCCGGTGTTCGTCACGGTGAAGCCGGATCTTTCGGTGGCGGTTGGCGAGGATGTCATTGCGCGCGACGTGCTGACCTCCACGCTCGACAGCGCCACGCACGGGAAAAAGGACGAGCGCATCTATCTGCGCGCCGACAAGGCCGTCAGCTATGGCGACCTGATGGAGGTGATGAACCTGTTGCGCAACGCCGGCTATCTCAAGATCGCGCTGGTCGGCCTCGACGGCCGCAGTTGA
- a CDS encoding carbohydrate ABC transporter permease codes for MAWDSRARRVMMIYLPLSCFVLILLFPFYWMAITSFKPNAELLNYKEHNPFWISSPTLAHIKHLLFNTAYPTWLKTTMFVAIGSTFLSLFASTLAAYAIERLRFRGSPYVGLGIYLAYLVPPSILFIPLATVIVQFGLFDSPMALILVYPTFLVPFCTWLLIGYFKSIPYELEECALVDGATRLQILRRITLPLAVPGLISAGIFSFTLSWNEFIYALAFIQSGANKTVPVAILTELVTGDVYQWGALMAGSLLGSLPVALFYSLFVDYYVSSLTGAVKE; via the coding sequence ATGGCGTGGGATTCCCGCGCGCGGCGGGTGATGATGATCTACCTGCCGCTGTCCTGCTTCGTGCTGATCCTGCTGTTCCCGTTCTACTGGATGGCGATCACCTCGTTCAAACCGAACGCCGAGCTTCTGAACTACAAGGAGCACAATCCGTTCTGGATCTCCTCGCCGACGCTCGCCCATATCAAGCATTTGCTGTTCAACACCGCCTATCCGACCTGGCTGAAGACCACGATGTTCGTGGCGATCGGCTCCACCTTCCTGTCGCTGTTCGCTTCGACGCTTGCCGCCTACGCGATCGAGCGCTTGCGCTTCCGCGGCAGTCCTTACGTGGGGCTCGGCATCTACCTCGCCTATCTGGTGCCGCCTTCGATCCTGTTCATTCCGCTGGCCACCGTGATCGTGCAGTTCGGCCTGTTCGACTCGCCGATGGCGCTGATCCTGGTGTATCCGACCTTCCTGGTGCCGTTCTGCACCTGGCTCCTGATCGGCTATTTCAAATCGATCCCGTATGAGCTGGAGGAATGCGCGCTGGTCGACGGCGCCACAAGGCTGCAGATCCTGCGGCGGATCACGCTGCCGCTCGCGGTGCCCGGCCTGATCTCGGCCGGCATCTTCTCCTTCACGCTGTCGTGGAACGAGTTCATCTACGCGCTCGCCTTCATCCAGAGCGGCGCCAACAAGACGGTGCCGGTCGCGATCCTGACCGAGCTCGTCACCGGCGACGTCTACCAGTGGGGCGCGCTGATGGCGGGCTCCCTGCTCGGCTCGCTGCCGGTCGCGCTGTTTTATTCGCTGTTCGTGGATTACTACGTGTCGTCGCTGACGGGCGCGGTGAAGGAATAG
- a CDS encoding carbohydrate ABC transporter permease, producing the protein MSVTTLPSRGVALRQPGWVARLFDYKPFLIVMCLTPAIGLLTVFLTYPLGLGVWLAFTDTTIGQRGIFIGLENFQYLWTDPLWWGAVFYSVFYTAIATFGKFALGFWLALLLNNHFPLKSLLRAIVLLPWIVPTVLSALAFWWIYDPQFSIISYLLVDVLHIRTTNIDFLGNPWGARFSLIAANIWRGIPFVAISLLAGLQTISPSLYEAAMLDGASAWQRFRYITFPMMMPILAIVMTFSIIFTFTDFQLVYAITRGGPVNSTHLLATLAFQRGIAGGELGEGAAIAVSMIPFLVFATLFSYFGLARRKWQQGEAND; encoded by the coding sequence ATGTCTGTAACGACTCTACCATCGCGCGGCGTGGCGCTCCGGCAACCGGGCTGGGTCGCGCGCCTGTTCGACTACAAGCCGTTCCTGATCGTGATGTGCCTCACGCCGGCGATCGGGCTGTTGACGGTGTTTCTTACCTACCCGCTGGGCCTCGGCGTCTGGCTCGCCTTCACCGACACCACGATCGGCCAGCGCGGCATCTTTATCGGCCTGGAGAATTTCCAGTATCTGTGGACCGATCCCTTGTGGTGGGGCGCAGTGTTCTACAGCGTGTTCTACACGGCGATCGCGACCTTCGGGAAATTCGCGCTCGGCTTCTGGCTGGCGCTGCTGCTCAACAACCACTTCCCACTCAAGAGCCTGTTGCGCGCCATCGTGCTGTTGCCGTGGATCGTGCCGACGGTGCTGTCGGCGCTGGCGTTCTGGTGGATCTACGATCCGCAGTTTTCGATCATTTCCTATCTCCTGGTCGACGTACTGCACATCCGCACCACCAACATCGACTTCCTCGGCAATCCCTGGGGCGCACGCTTCTCGCTGATCGCGGCCAACATCTGGCGCGGCATTCCCTTCGTCGCGATCTCGCTGCTGGCGGGCCTGCAGACCATCTCGCCTTCGCTCTATGAGGCGGCGATGCTGGACGGCGCCAGCGCCTGGCAACGCTTCCGCTACATCACCTTCCCGATGATGATGCCCATCCTGGCGATCGTGATGACGTTCTCGATCATCTTCACCTTTACCGACTTCCAGCTCGTCTACGCCATCACCCGCGGCGGGCCGGTCAACTCCACGCATCTGCTGGCGACGCTCGCGTTCCAGCGCGGCATCGCCGGCGGCGAGCTCGGCGAGGGTGCGGCGATCGCGGTGTCGATGATCCCGTTCCTCGTGTTCGCGACGTTGTTCAGCTACTTCGGCCTCGCGCGCCGCAAATGGCAGCAGGGAGAAGCCAATGACTGA